The region GGCCACGCTGGCACCTCAGCGGAGGAGGTGGAGATGAAGTACGACGAGTTCATCGATGCGGTCAGCGAACGCGCCGGCCTGCCGCGCGACGAGGCCGAGTCGCTCACGCACGCCGTGATGCGGACGCTCGCGGAGCGCCTGAGCGGCGGCGAGGCCGAGGACCTGCGCGCCCAGCTGCCCAAGGGGCTGCAGGAGGACCTCATCCCGCCGCAGGAGGAGGCGCAGGGCTTCGACGTCTCGGAGTTCACGCGCCGGGTCGTGCAGCGGTCCGGCATCGACCCGGCGGACGCGGCCGCCGCGACCGCCGCCGTGCTCTCCGTGCTCCCCGACGCCGTCAGCGCGGGGGAGTTCGACGACGTGCTCAGCCAGCTCGGTCTCGAGTACGCCGCACTGATCGACGCCCAGACGTAGCCGGTCGTGCACGCA is a window of Pseudonocardia sp. T1-2H DNA encoding:
- a CDS encoding DUF2267 domain-containing protein, with product MKYDEFIDAVSERAGLPRDEAESLTHAVMRTLAERLSGGEAEDLRAQLPKGLQEDLIPPQEEAQGFDVSEFTRRVVQRSGIDPADAAAATAAVLSVLPDAVSAGEFDDVLSQLGLEYAALIDAQT